In Halalkalicoccus tibetensis, the genomic window TCGGTGAGGCCCTTGCCGGAGCGAAGCGCGCTTCGCTCCTCGTTTTTGTGATCGAAGCGCTCCTGGTTCTTCGTGAGTTCTTCTGAGCTCATTGGTTGGTATGTATGGGTGTAGTCGTCGTGCTGTTCAGGCCGTCTGGTAGACTTCCTCGCGGACCCAGTCGTAGCCGTTCTCCTCGAGCTTCTCGGCGAGTTCCGCGTCGCCGCTCATGGCGATCTCGCCGTCGAGCATGACGTGAACGCGGTCGGGCTCGACGTAGTCGAGGATCCGCTGGTAGTGGGTGATCTGGAGGATCCCGGTGCCCTGCTCGTCGCGCAGCGCGTTGATCCCGTTCGAGACGTCCTGGAGGCGGTCGATGTCGAGCCCGGAGTCGATCTCGTCGAGCACGGCGATCGAGGGCTCGAGCAGCGCGGCCTGCAGGACCTCGTTCTGCTTCTTCTCGCCGCCCGAGAAGCCGGCGTTGAGGTAGCGACGCGCGAACTTCTCGTCCATGTCGAGCATCTCCATCTTCTCGCTGAGGAGCTGCTGGAACTCCGCGACGCCGATCTCGCCGTCGTCGGCCGGACCCTCCATCGGGCTGGTGTCGTAGCCGGTGTCCTCGGACTCGGTGCGTTCGGGCTCCTCGCGCTCCTCGTCCTCGAACAGCTCCTCGCGCTCGTCGAACTTCGCGTTGACGGCCGTCCGGAGGAAGTTCGACATCGTCACGCCCTCGATCTCGGCGGGGTACTGGAACGCCAGGAACACGCCCAGCGCGGCGCGCTCGTTGGGCTCGAGCTCGAGCAGGTCCCACGTGCGCTTGTCCTCGGGGATCTCGAAGTCCTCGCCGAAGTCACCCTCCTCGAGGTGGATCAGCACATCGCCCTCGGTGACCTCGTAGGCCGGGTGGCCCGCGATGACCTTCGCGGTGGTGGACTTCCCGCTGCCGTTGGGGCCCATCAGCGCGTGGATCTCGCCGGAGTCGACCTCGAGGTCCACCCCGTTGAGGATCGTCTCTGCCTCGTCGTCCTCCGCTACTTCCGCGTGCAGGTTTTTCAGTTCAAGTGTTGCCATTGTGGCTCCTCAATCGGCTAGACGAAGGGCCGTGGCGTCCATAATGGTTTCGTCTTTCCTCGTATCGGTTTCCGAAACCCGAACTTTACTTTGCCAACTGCTAACGCGGTCGCTACATGAAGCTGCCCAGGCCCGTCTGCTGCTGGCCCGACTTCACCTCGTCCCACGAGACGTCGAGGGCCTCCAGCACGCGGGAGATCGGGCCCTTGAGCGTCTTCTCGAGCATCTTCTCCCAGTCGACCTCGAACTCCTCGGGGAGCTGGTCCTCGTACTCGAAACAGATCACGTCGGGATCGCGCTTGAACTCCCCGTACAACGGGTCGCGCTGGGGGTCGAACCCCTCTTCTTCCTCCATGCGCCGGAAGAACTTCGGGTGGACCTTCTTCAGGTAGAGGCGTTTTGGCTTGCTCCCGCGCGTGAAGTTCGTTCCCAGCAGGAGGTTCGCGTACTTGGCGCCCCGGACCTGTGCGGTGTCGGTGTCGTAGGCGTCGAGGCGCTTGCCGATCCCGCCCGGAACCGCGATCCGTTCGAGATCGATCTCCCCCTTCTGGAAGTCCACGATGACGTCGTGGACGTACGATTTGACCTCCTCGAGGTCCTCCCCGTGGACGATCATCTCGATGACGTCCTTCTGGACCTCCTTGGTGATCGGCGCGATGTCCGATCGCTTGTACTCGAAGCCGGTGATGTCGATGTCGTCGACGTCCTTTCCCTCCTTCCAGACGATGTGGCCCGCGTAGCGCTTCTTCCTCCCCGCCTGGAAGAAGCGCCTGTAGAGCTTCTCGAACTCGATCTGGAAACGGTGGTCCTCCGCACCGAGGGCCTCGCGGGCGAACTCGTCGTAGGAGGCGTTGATGTGCTCCTCGATCTCGAAGGACTGTTCGAGGGCGCTCTCCTTGTCGACGTCGCCGCCGAGCTCAAGCATGATCGAGTCGGTGTCGCCGTAGGTGACGGTGTAACCCAGCTCGTTCGCCGACTCCTCGGTGAACTCGATGACCTCCCGCCCCGTCGCCGTGACCGCCCCCGCGACGTCCTTGTCGTAGAGCCGGAAGCGTTCCCAGCCGAGCACCCCGTAAAGGGAGTTCATGATGACCTTCACCGCGCCCTGCTGGCGGTCGAAGCGCTCGTACTCGCCGCTGCCGGGCGAGTGTTCGGCCCGCCGGGACTTCTTGCGGTCGCGCTCCGTGAGGAGTTCGTCGACCATCGACCGGATGATCCCGTCGGGCTCGCGTTTGAACTCCATGCCGTTTGGCGCGCGATAGGTCTCGCCCTCGTAGTCGGGCCCGGCCTTCGTCTCGGGCGAGGCGTTGATCGTCACCATGCACATCGGGTACAACGATTTGAGGTCGAGCACGGTGACGTTCTCCTTCACCCCCGTGATGGGGTCGAACACCGCCCCGCCCTCGTAGTCCTCGCTCTCGACGCGGCCCTTCGAGGGCAGCGCGAACTCGCCGTGGACCTTGTGCAGCACGTACATGTCGACGGTGTCGCCCGGCGTCGGGGCGTCCTCGAGCTTGCAGCCGACGAACGTGCGTACCTCGTCCCAGAAGGGGATGATCCCCTGGCGCGCGTCGATCTCGACACAGAGCTCGACGTCGCGGACGTTGTACTCGAGCAGGCGTTCCGGATTTTGCTCCCAGAGATCCCCGATGTCGCCGGTGTATCGCTCCTTGCCGACCCCGAGTTCGGTCTCGGCGACGGCGTCCAGCCGGTAGGAATCGAGCTCGCTGAACTGAGTTCGCTTGTACGCGTACAGTAGGTCGAAGACGACCCGTCCCTTGATGTTGGGCCCCTGCCAGTCCGAGCGCCAGACCTCGTCGACCCGCGAGAGGCGCTCCTTCGAGAGGTCGTAGTCGGTCCCGCCGTCGAGGCGCTCCAGCCGGTCGATCAGGTAGGGCGCGTCGAAGTCGTCGACGTTCCAGCCCGTCAGCACGTCCGGGTCGGTCCCCTCGATGTAGCTCACGTACGCATCAAGCATCGCCTCCTCGCTCTCGAAGGCACGGATGTCGATCTCGGTTCCCTCGGCGATCGGCGCGTACTCCGGCAGCTCGGACGGCGACGTTCCGTCACTCTCGGGTGCGATGTACAGCCAGCCGATGTACTCCTCGCGCGTCGAGTCGTGGCTGGTCAGACAGACGATCGGCTCCTCGCCCTCCTCGGGAAAGCCCGAGCGGTCGTCGACCTCCAGGTCGAAGTTGTGGACCCGGAGGTCGGCCTCGGCCTCGACGGCCTCGATCTCCTCGTGGTGCGCTCGAACGGAGCCGTCGTCGTCGCGCCGGTCGGGGACCCGGATCCCGCTGTTGATGCCCTTGTCGATCAGCAGGCGGTTGGGAAAGAGGATGTCGGCCTCGTAGTGGTCGAACCGGTCGCGCATGTTCCCGACGTCGCGGGGGGTCTGCCCGAAGATCTTCGTCAGCTCCTCGCCCCGGATCGACTGATAGCCCTCCTCGTGGCCGGTGATCCGGCTGTCCGAGAGGTCCTCGTCGGTGAGCGTCGCCGTCGGCGCGTAGAAGTAGGGCCGGAACTCGTAGATCCGAACGTGATGGGACTCGCCGGCGTCGTCCCGCCCGAAGACGTGCATGACGGGGCGCTCGCCGTCCGAGGTCTCCTCGACGGTGTAGTTGACCTGCGTGACCCCGAGGTCGATCGTCCCCTCGACCGTCGGGAACCGCCGTTCGTCGATGTCGACGACCTCGCTCGCGTTCCCGTCCCCGTTGCCGGCGACGGCGCGTGCCTCCGCAGCCGGACGCCCCTCGTCGACGTCCCCGTACGCGGAAAGCCCCGATTGCTCCATATAGCCGCTCGTTGGTCGTGGGTGGCTAAAACACCGGTGGTTTAGCGAGCGAAGCGAGCGAAACCGGGGAGCAGCATCGCTGCGACCGTGGTTCACTGAGCGGAGCGAAGTGAAGTGGGGGAGTGAAGCGCAGCTGAACGACCGTGGTTTATCGAACAGAGTGAGATAAACCAGGAAGCAGCACCGCTGCGACCGAGGTTCGCCGAGGCAAGCGAGGCGCACTAAGGAGCGACCACGAGGTGAGCCGAACGGATCGATGGACGATGGAACGGTCGTTCGTCCGGCTATTCGTCCGAGCCGACACGATCTTGGCAACGGGTGACGGAGCAACAAGACATATATTGTGTTAACACATACCACCAGACGGTGACGACGATGTCAAGCGCCGATCACGAACGCCAAAGCGGCACCGACGACGAACTGGAACTCGACGCGGTCGAGTCCGTCGAGACGTACGAGACCTCCGGGGGCATCGTCTTCTACGACGTCCGCAACCCGCTCGCGTGGGTCAAGGCGACCCACAGCGTGGCCCTCCCCGACCAGGTCTGAGCCCGACGCGCCCGGCGCGTGTCGAATCGCTTTTGCTCCCACTCGCCCGACTCCC contains:
- a CDS encoding ABC transporter ATP-binding protein, translating into MATLELKNLHAEVAEDDEAETILNGVDLEVDSGEIHALMGPNGSGKSTTAKVIAGHPAYEVTEGDVLIHLEEGDFGEDFEIPEDKRTWDLLELEPNERAALGVFLAFQYPAEIEGVTMSNFLRTAVNAKFDEREELFEDEEREEPERTESEDTGYDTSPMEGPADDGEIGVAEFQQLLSEKMEMLDMDEKFARRYLNAGFSGGEKKQNEVLQAALLEPSIAVLDEIDSGLDIDRLQDVSNGINALRDEQGTGILQITHYQRILDYVEPDRVHVMLDGEIAMSGDAELAEKLEENGYDWVREEVYQTA
- a CDS encoding DNA-directed DNA polymerase gives rise to the protein MEQSGLSAYGDVDEGRPAAEARAVAGNGDGNASEVVDIDERRFPTVEGTIDLGVTQVNYTVEETSDGERPVMHVFGRDDAGESHHVRIYEFRPYFYAPTATLTDEDLSDSRITGHEEGYQSIRGEELTKIFGQTPRDVGNMRDRFDHYEADILFPNRLLIDKGINSGIRVPDRRDDDGSVRAHHEEIEAVEAEADLRVHNFDLEVDDRSGFPEEGEEPIVCLTSHDSTREEYIGWLYIAPESDGTSPSELPEYAPIAEGTEIDIRAFESEEAMLDAYVSYIEGTDPDVLTGWNVDDFDAPYLIDRLERLDGGTDYDLSKERLSRVDEVWRSDWQGPNIKGRVVFDLLYAYKRTQFSELDSYRLDAVAETELGVGKERYTGDIGDLWEQNPERLLEYNVRDVELCVEIDARQGIIPFWDEVRTFVGCKLEDAPTPGDTVDMYVLHKVHGEFALPSKGRVESEDYEGGAVFDPITGVKENVTVLDLKSLYPMCMVTINASPETKAGPDYEGETYRAPNGMEFKREPDGIIRSMVDELLTERDRKKSRRAEHSPGSGEYERFDRQQGAVKVIMNSLYGVLGWERFRLYDKDVAGAVTATGREVIEFTEESANELGYTVTYGDTDSIMLELGGDVDKESALEQSFEIEEHINASYDEFAREALGAEDHRFQIEFEKLYRRFFQAGRKKRYAGHIVWKEGKDVDDIDITGFEYKRSDIAPITKEVQKDVIEMIVHGEDLEEVKSYVHDVIVDFQKGEIDLERIAVPGGIGKRLDAYDTDTAQVRGAKYANLLLGTNFTRGSKPKRLYLKKVHPKFFRRMEEEEGFDPQRDPLYGEFKRDPDVICFEYEDQLPEEFEVDWEKMLEKTLKGPISRVLEALDVSWDEVKSGQQQTGLGSFM